In Symphalangus syndactylus isolate Jambi chromosome 6, NHGRI_mSymSyn1-v2.1_pri, whole genome shotgun sequence, a genomic segment contains:
- the LMO1 gene encoding rhombotin-1 isoform X2: MVLDQEDGVPMLSVQPKGKQKGCAGCNRKIKDRYLLKALDKYWHEDCLKCACCDCRLGEVGSTLYTKANLILCRRDYLRLFGTTGNCAACSKLIPAFEMVMRARDNVYHLDCFACQLCNQRFCVGDKFFLKNNMILCQMDYEEGQLNGTFESQVQ; the protein is encoded by the exons GCGTGCCGATGCTCTCCGTCCAGCCCAAAGGGAAGCAGAAGGGCTGTGCGGGCTGTAACCGCAAGATCAAGGACCGCTATCTGCTGAAGGCATTGGACAAGTACTGGCATGAAGACTGCCTCAAGTGTGCCTGCTGTGACTGCCGCCTGGGCGAGGTGGGCTCCACCCTCTACACCAAGGCCAACCTCATCCTGTGCCGACGCGACTACCTGAG GCTTTTTGGCACCACAGGGAACTGTGCTGCTTGCAGCAAGCTGATCCCAGCCTTTGAGATGGTGATGCGGGCCCGGGACAACGTGTATCACCTCGACTGCTTCGCCTGCCAGCTCTGCAACCAGAG ATTTTGTGTGGGAGACAAATTCTTCCTGAAGAACAACATGATCTTGTGTCAGATGGACTATGAGGAGGGGCAGCTGAATGGCACCTTTGAATCCCAAGTTCAGTAA
- the LMO1 gene encoding rhombotin-1 isoform X1, with amino-acid sequence MMVLDKEDGVPMLSVQPKGKQKGCAGCNRKIKDRYLLKALDKYWHEDCLKCACCDCRLGEVGSTLYTKANLILCRRDYLRLFGTTGNCAACSKLIPAFEMVMRARDNVYHLDCFACQLCNQRFCVGDKFFLKNNMILCQMDYEEGQLNGTFESQVQ; translated from the exons GCGTGCCGATGCTCTCCGTCCAGCCCAAAGGGAAGCAGAAGGGCTGTGCGGGCTGTAACCGCAAGATCAAGGACCGCTATCTGCTGAAGGCATTGGACAAGTACTGGCATGAAGACTGCCTCAAGTGTGCCTGCTGTGACTGCCGCCTGGGCGAGGTGGGCTCCACCCTCTACACCAAGGCCAACCTCATCCTGTGCCGACGCGACTACCTGAG GCTTTTTGGCACCACAGGGAACTGTGCTGCTTGCAGCAAGCTGATCCCAGCCTTTGAGATGGTGATGCGGGCCCGGGACAACGTGTATCACCTCGACTGCTTCGCCTGCCAGCTCTGCAACCAGAG ATTTTGTGTGGGAGACAAATTCTTCCTGAAGAACAACATGATCTTGTGTCAGATGGACTATGAGGAGGGGCAGCTGAATGGCACCTTTGAATCCCAAGTTCAGTAA
- the LMO1 gene encoding rhombotin-1 isoform X3, translated as MLSVQPKGKQKGCAGCNRKIKDRYLLKALDKYWHEDCLKCACCDCRLGEVGSTLYTKANLILCRRDYLRLFGTTGNCAACSKLIPAFEMVMRARDNVYHLDCFACQLCNQRFCVGDKFFLKNNMILCQMDYEEGQLNGTFESQVQ; from the exons ATGCTCTCCGTCCAGCCCAAAGGGAAGCAGAAGGGCTGTGCGGGCTGTAACCGCAAGATCAAGGACCGCTATCTGCTGAAGGCATTGGACAAGTACTGGCATGAAGACTGCCTCAAGTGTGCCTGCTGTGACTGCCGCCTGGGCGAGGTGGGCTCCACCCTCTACACCAAGGCCAACCTCATCCTGTGCCGACGCGACTACCTGAG GCTTTTTGGCACCACAGGGAACTGTGCTGCTTGCAGCAAGCTGATCCCAGCCTTTGAGATGGTGATGCGGGCCCGGGACAACGTGTATCACCTCGACTGCTTCGCCTGCCAGCTCTGCAACCAGAG ATTTTGTGTGGGAGACAAATTCTTCCTGAAGAACAACATGATCTTGTGTCAGATGGACTATGAGGAGGGGCAGCTGAATGGCACCTTTGAATCCCAAGTTCAGTAA